Proteins from a single region of Cydia amplana chromosome 17, ilCydAmpl1.1, whole genome shotgun sequence:
- the LOC134656026 gene encoding uncharacterized protein LOC134656026: MRYLGIVLDGRWSFTEHFARKAPKLLAAAGALGGLLPNTGGPGSTCRRLYQGVVRSMALYGAPIWAESLNARNVALLRRPQRVIATRAIRAYRTVSFEAATLLAGSPPWDLEAGVLAAVYWQVAEERAAGNRPLPEEIKLWREEAKDDLLRRWDERLEAPSASREVVGAVRPVLRDWLKRDFGPMTYHLTQVLTGHGCFGRYLWRVARREDTAVCKHCDRGEEDTAHHTRAVCPAWDEPRSEMAAVLGADLSLPAIASAMVRNRGTWEAVVAFCDAVMSLKEAAEREREDDPLSLPIRRKRTGRRRAAYDRRLPP, from the coding sequence ATGCGGTACCTAGGCATTGTCCTCGACGGTCGGTGGAGCTTCACTGAGCACTTTGCGCGGAAGGCGCCAAAACTGCTGGCCGCAGCCGGAGCACTCGGGGGACTGCTCCCGAACACCGGGGGACCGGGCAGCACATGCCGCCGCCTTTATCAGGGTGTTGTGCGCTCCATGGCACTCTATGGGGCCCCAATATGGGCAGAATCCCTGAACGCTCGGAACGTGGCCCTGTTGCGCAGACCCCAACGGGTTATAGCCACAAGAGCGATACGAGCGTACAGGACGGTCTCCTTTGAGGCGGCGACGTTGCTGGCCGGCAGCCCACCATGGGACCTGGAGGCTGGGGTCCTGGCGGCGGTGTATTGGCAAGTTGCGGAAGAGCGGGCGGCGGGAAATCGTCCACTTCCGGAGGAGATCAAGCTTTGGAGGGAGGAGGCCAAGGATGACCTTCTCCGGAGGTGGGATGAAAGGCTAGAAGCCCCGAGCGCAAGCCGCGAGGTGGTGGGCGCAGTACGCCCAGTCCTTAGGGACTGGTTGAAGCGCGACTTCGGGCCAATGACGTACCACTTGACACAGGTACTTACTGGGCACGGTTGCTTTGGTAGGTACCTGTGGCGAGTGGCACGACGAGAGGACACAGCGGTGTGCAAGCACTGTGACAGAGGTGAGGAGGACACGGCGCATCACACCCGCGCCGTATGCCCTGCGTGGGATGAACCGAGATCGGAGATGGCTGCGGTTCTTGGAGCGGACCTATCGCTGCCGGCAATAGCCAGTGCGATGGTCCGCAACAGAGGCACCTGGGAGGCGGTCGTCGCGTTCTGCGACGCTGTCATGTCCCTAAAGGAGGCGGCGGAGAGAGAGCGAGAGGACGATCCCCTCTCGCTCCCTATCCGCCGAAAAAGGACCGGGCGGAGGCGGGCCGCGTATGACCGCCGCTTGCCGCCCTAA
- the LOC134656027 gene encoding centrosomal protein of 162 kDa-like, with amino-acid sequence MGTQPRARLQGPGAGRLAEPRQQQLGLGQRARTPNTPTTPTQEAAKIHDKNPSKSNIALDGDPPANEDQISQTNLETGGCHSKPNELEPKEEGSKSEGRLEPEENFGENHSFTHSEAEDLTYESTQNNTEKEPDISKESEEWQVDTQDSKKRLNSVMIGSTEVKYGQNTIAVRSSSPLQDGEGFMSVEASGYMKKIVSIAADIVTKKPQPTTQDAPTNSKTIATSPYEGNSSPAMDRLSFGQGGIADAPREAMIALEEAKEALESRAAGNLKKEVRQMVVDRLYKIQGLVFKVSESRHRLGAELEREKALRAREVARLQRIHAEELKKITEQYHTLKEDITNIREESDSTRKVIEHDVVRPLDLLAKEQVTTIKEFLTASKRETGTPSETGPTHMNEEMRELNREVKELRRVIADSAPMAAERLAREVTSLREILQSQANEQPKISQILEEIKEIKLTGESNKQILVPEMKSLKEMIAHTRSEAPRNTEPNSQVTPSLDLILRTEVREPIRELREEVGTLRSSAPFMEIREQLRSLKEATEEAQILGGANKTPPQDQEHKNKLLEEIEGLRHEIASYSMTKMSDQKLPTDEEDESNDPWTKAESRKKARKEKRRRTNKESSHSPPPKPKFPLTIESKDPKDTSTTVIDRVKDSVDVSVLGIGVEYFRGIKKQKAAIGLTSEADREALKAAITEKCPDLKTITTELRKPLLRLVGVVKGLADDQIPGAIVRQNSALLGDKERAETRMRVLRRTRSRKPEVSNIIIEVDTDIWTCLKDRKVRLGYQVVPAYDQSPVIQCYACLRFGHFARDCTHPQACGYCAGQHDTKECQRREEPPKCVNCGKQGRKPEEPEHPAYSSECPEWRKWDRLARSQVRYC; translated from the coding sequence ATGGGCACGCAACCTAGAGCCAGACTGCAGGGGCCTGGAGCAGGACGCCTGGCGGAACCCAGGCAACAGCAGCTGGGGCTGGGGCAGCGTGCACGTACACCTAACACACCTACCACACCGACACAAGAAGCCGCAAAAATACACGACAAAAACCCCTCCAAAAGCAACATCGCTCTGGATGGGGACCCCCCCGCAAATGAAGACCAGATATCGCAAACCAACTTAGAAACCGGGGGCTGTCACTCCAAACCAAACGAGCTAGAGCCCAAAGAAGAAGGATCCAAGAGTGAGGGACGGCTCGAGCCGGAGGAAAACTTCGGCGAGAACCACTCATTTACACACTCTGAAGCGGAAGATTTAACATACGAAAGCACCCAAAATAACACGGAAAAAGAGCCAGACATAAGTAAGGAGTCAGAGGAATGGCAAGTAGACACACAGGACTCCAAAAAACGACTAAATAGCGTTATGATAGGATCAACAGAAGTAAAATACGGACAAAATACAATAGCGGTAAGATCGAGCTCACCGCTACAGGACGGGGAGGGATTTATGTCTGTAGAGGCAAGCGGATACATGAAAAAGATAGTATCAATAGCGGCAGATATAGTCACTAAAAAACCCCAACCAACAACACAGGACGCACCAACTAACTCCAAAACCATAGCAACATCACCTTACGAGGGAAACAGCAGCCCGGCTATGGACAGATTATCCTTTGGCCAAGGGGGCATTGCAGATGCACCACGAGAAGCTATGATAGCTCTGGAGGAGGCCAAAGAAGCACTGGAGAGTCGAGCTGCTGGAAACCTAAAGAAAGAGGTAAGACAGATGGTCGTGGACCGTCTCTACAAGATACAAGGCCTTGTATTCAAAGTCTCGGAATCAAGACATAGATTGGGAGCGGAGTTAGAAAGAGAAAAGGCCCTCAGAGCAAGGGAAGTGGCCAGACTCCAACGAATACACGCCGAGGAACTGAAAAAGATAACTGAGCAATACCACACCCTGAAGGAAGACATAACAAACATCAGAGAGGAGTCGGACTCGACGAGGAAAGTAATAGAACACGACGTAGTTCGTCCGCTAGACTTGCTGGCAAAAGAACAGGTGACAACTATTAAGGAGTTCCTGACAGCCTCTAAGAGAGAAACCGGCACTCCGTCAGAAACAGGGCCAACTCATATGAACGAAGAGATGAGAGAACTGAATAGAGAGGTCAAGGAACTAAGGAGGGTAATAGCAGATAGCGCACCCATGGCAGCTGAGAGGCTCGCTAGGGAAGTCACATCTCTAAGGGAAATACTACAAAGTCAAGCCAATGAGCAACCAAAAATCTCCCAGATACTAGAAGAAATAAAGGAGATAAAGTTGACAGGAGAGAGCAATAAACAGATTCTAGTCCCTGAGATGAAGAGCCTCAAGGAGATGATCGCGCACACAAGAAGCGAAGCCCCAAGAAATACCGAACCAAACTCCCAGGTAACACCAAGCCTAGACCTGATACTCCGCACGGAAGTTAGGGAACCTATACGCGAGCTTAGGGAAGAGGTAGGTACACTACGCAGTTCTGCCCCCTTTATGGAAATCCGCGAACAACTCCGGAGCCTGAAGGAGGCGACAGAAGAAGCCCAAATCCTGGGGGGAGCCAATAAAACCCCCCCCCAGGATcaggaacacaaaaacaaactctTGGAAGAAATAGAAGGTCTACGACATGAGATAGCGTCGTACAGCATGACAAAGATGTCGGACCAAAAGCTGCCGACAGACGAGGAAGACGAGAGTAATGATCCCTGGACGAAGGCAGAATCGAGGAAGAAGGCCAGGAAGGAAAAAAGGAGGAGAACGAATAAGGAAAGCTCGCACAGCCCTCCACCCAAGCCTAAGTTTCCGCTGACTATCGAGTCAAAAGATCCCAAAGACACTAGCACCACGGTCATAGACAGGGTTAAAGATAGCGTAGATGTCTCGGTGCTGGGGATAGGGGTGGAATACTTCAGAGGCATAAAGAAGCAGAAAGCGGCCATAGGGTTAACTAGCGAGGCGGACCGCGAAGCGCTGAAGGCTGCCATCACTGAAAAATGCCCAGACCTCAAAACCATCACGACTGAACTCAGGAAACCCCTCCTACGACTAGTGGGAGTAGTCAAAGGCCTCGCAGACGACCAAATACCAGGGGCCATTGTCAGACAAAATTCAGCACTCCTAGGCGATAAAGAGAGGGCAGAAACGCGAATGCGTGTACTGAGGAGGACGCGATCAAGGAAACCGGAGGTCTCAAACATTATAATTGAGGTCGACACTGATATCTGGACATGTCTAAAGGACAGGAAGGTGAGGCTGGGATACCAGGTCGTGCCGGCGTATGACCAATCGCCAGTCATACAATGCTACGCCTGCCTCCGTTTTGGGCACTTTGCGAGGGACTGTACGCACCCACAGGCCTGCGGCTACTGTGCGGGACAGCACGACACAAAGGAGTGCCAGAGAAGGGAGGAGCCCCCTAAATGCGTGAACTGCGGAAAGCAGGGCAGGAAACCAGAGGAACCAGAACACCCGGCCTACAGCTCTGAATGCCCTGAGTGGAGGAAGTGGGATCGATTGGCGAGATCCCAAGTCAGGTATTGCTGA